One Jeotgalicoccus saudimassiliensis DNA window includes the following coding sequences:
- the purM gene encoding phosphoribosylformylglycinamidine cyclo-ligase yields the protein MSEQYKKAGVDINAGYEAVEQMKGHVKRTMRPEVIGGLGGFGAAFDLSQLNMTAPVLVSGTDGVGTKLKLAIDYDRHDTIGIDAVAMCVNDIITTGAEPLYFLDYIAVNKVVPEHIGEIVKGVSEGCVQSECALIGGETAEMGEMYGEGEYDIAGFAVGAVEKDQYIDGTDVKAGDKIIGLASSGIHSNGYSLVRKIIADNNIDVTAELDGDKLLDLLLEPTRIYAQEVKALKDKVTVKAMSHITGGGFIENIPRALPEEFGVQLDVSNVEVPKVLSWLLETSGMKHEEAYNVFNMGIGFIIVVPKEEAAKALDILKDFDFASSVIGEVTAEQGIEINGQ from the coding sequence ATGTCTGAACAATATAAAAAAGCCGGTGTTGATATAAATGCCGGATATGAAGCGGTCGAACAGATGAAAGGGCATGTGAAAAGAACGATGCGTCCGGAAGTTATCGGCGGTCTTGGAGGGTTCGGTGCAGCGTTTGATCTGTCGCAGTTAAATATGACTGCACCTGTACTCGTATCCGGTACAGACGGTGTAGGCACGAAGCTGAAGCTGGCAATTGACTACGACCGTCACGATACCATCGGTATTGATGCGGTTGCGATGTGCGTCAACGATATTATTACAACCGGTGCAGAACCGTTATATTTCCTCGATTATATCGCTGTAAACAAAGTGGTTCCGGAGCATATTGGAGAAATCGTTAAAGGCGTATCGGAAGGCTGCGTACAGTCTGAATGTGCACTGATCGGCGGAGAGACTGCCGAAATGGGCGAAATGTACGGTGAAGGCGAATATGATATTGCCGGATTTGCTGTCGGAGCTGTCGAAAAAGATCAGTATATCGACGGAACAGATGTTAAAGCCGGAGATAAAATTATCGGACTTGCTTCAAGTGGTATTCATTCCAACGGCTACAGCCTGGTGAGGAAAATTATTGCGGATAACAATATCGATGTTACTGCGGAACTCGACGGGGATAAGCTTTTGGACCTGCTGCTTGAACCGACGCGAATTTACGCACAGGAAGTTAAAGCATTAAAAGATAAAGTCACTGTTAAAGCGATGAGCCATATTACAGGCGGCGGATTTATCGAAAATATTCCAAGAGCACTCCCGGAAGAATTTGGTGTGCAGCTCGATGTTTCAAATGTTGAAGTGCCTAAGGTGCTTTCGTGGCTCCTTGAAACCAGCGGCATGAAGCACGAAGAAGCCTACAACGTATTTAATATGGGGATCGGCTTTATTATCGTTGTGCCAAAAGAAGAAGCGGCTAAAGCGCTCGATATTTTGAAAGACTTTGATTTTGCGAGCAGTGTTATCGGTGAAGTAACAGCTGAACAGGGAATTGAAATCAATGGTCAGTAA
- the purN gene encoding phosphoribosylglycinamide formyltransferase, producing the protein MVSNVAVFASGGGSNFENLALKSAAAGIEIQVLIADSPDAFAVKRAEKLNIPSVIVDRSAYAGKHEFEKGIREALSEFDIEYIVLAGFMRILSAEFINDFKDRIINLHPSLLPSFKGRNGIEDAFNYGVKVTGVTVHYVDAGIDTGKIIAQAAVIIEDDDTLESLEQKIHQTEYELYPEALKKVLDRRV; encoded by the coding sequence ATGGTCAGTAATGTTGCAGTATTTGCGTCCGGTGGCGGTTCCAACTTTGAAAACCTGGCGTTAAAAAGTGCAGCTGCCGGCATTGAAATTCAGGTACTGATTGCCGACTCACCGGATGCATTTGCCGTGAAACGGGCGGAGAAATTAAATATTCCTTCGGTTATCGTTGACCGCAGTGCATATGCCGGTAAACATGAATTTGAAAAAGGCATTAGAGAGGCGCTCTCTGAGTTCGATATTGAGTATATTGTACTCGCAGGATTTATGAGAATTTTATCGGCTGAATTTATAAATGATTTTAAAGACAGAATCATCAATCTGCATCCGTCGCTGCTGCCGTCATTTAAAGGCAGAAACGGAATCGAAGATGCATTTAATTACGGTGTGAAAGTGACCGGCGTCACAGTACATTACGTGGATGCCGGCATTGACACAGGTAAGATTATTGCACAGGCTGCAGTGATAATAGAAGATGATGACACACTGGAATCACTGGAGCAGAAAATACATCAGACAGAGTACGAATTATATCCTGAAGCTCTGAAGAAAGTACTGGATAGGAGAGTTTAA
- the purH gene encoding bifunctional phosphoribosylaminoimidazolecarboxamide formyltransferase/IMP cyclohydrolase translates to MKALLSVSNKTGIEKFASGLIEQGYELYSTGGTFKALEDAGIAVKQVSDLTDFNEIMDGRVKTLHPAVHGGILADRDNPEHMEDLRKNNIETIDLVAVNLYPFKETVKKADVTESDAVENIDIGGPTMLRAAAKNYSHVTTVVDPLDYEEVLERLKNNALDKDFRKKLMIKVFRHTNDYDQAIVNFFAQSEKTLRYGENPHQSAKYVKTSDDKNTILNADVLHGKELSYNNLRDADSAFQLAKKFDLPAAVAVKHMNPCGVGTGDTIEEAFQNAFDADNQSIFGGIVALNKTVNEAAAEKLSKVFLEVIIAPHFSEEALNILTAKKNIRLLQVDFTEDAVQDEFVSVSGGYLVQSRDTGKLDKDSLEYVTEKKPDEEQLKALALAWEVSKHVKSNAIVLANSRQTVGIGAGQMNRVGALKIAAERAIELGENIVLASDGFFPMPDTVENAYKYGIKAIIQPGGSKRDNESIDFCNENGIAMVFTGMRHFKH, encoded by the coding sequence ATGAAAGCATTGCTGAGCGTATCAAACAAAACAGGCATTGAGAAATTTGCATCCGGCCTTATTGAACAGGGCTATGAGCTCTATTCAACGGGCGGCACGTTTAAAGCTCTGGAAGACGCTGGTATTGCTGTAAAGCAGGTCAGCGACTTAACGGATTTTAATGAAATTATGGACGGCCGTGTTAAAACACTGCATCCTGCAGTTCACGGCGGAATTTTGGCCGACCGGGATAATCCGGAACATATGGAAGATCTTCGTAAAAATAATATAGAAACGATTGACCTTGTTGCGGTGAACTTATATCCGTTTAAAGAAACGGTTAAAAAAGCGGATGTGACTGAAAGTGATGCGGTTGAAAACATCGATATCGGCGGTCCGACGATGCTTCGCGCAGCAGCGAAAAACTACAGTCATGTAACGACGGTCGTCGATCCTTTAGATTACGAAGAGGTGCTTGAACGTCTAAAAAATAATGCGCTTGATAAGGACTTCCGCAAAAAGCTGATGATTAAAGTATTCCGTCATACGAACGACTACGATCAGGCTATTGTGAACTTCTTTGCACAGAGCGAGAAAACACTCCGTTACGGTGAGAACCCGCATCAGAGTGCGAAATACGTTAAAACTTCAGATGATAAAAATACGATTCTTAATGCCGATGTACTGCACGGCAAGGAACTGAGCTATAACAATTTACGGGATGCTGACAGTGCATTCCAGCTCGCAAAGAAATTTGATCTGCCGGCCGCAGTTGCGGTGAAACACATGAACCCTTGCGGTGTCGGTACAGGAGACACAATCGAAGAGGCATTCCAAAATGCATTTGACGCGGATAATCAGTCGATTTTCGGCGGTATTGTTGCACTGAATAAGACAGTAAACGAAGCGGCTGCGGAAAAATTAAGCAAAGTATTTTTAGAAGTCATTATTGCGCCGCATTTCTCTGAGGAAGCTTTAAATATTTTAACAGCGAAGAAAAATATCCGTCTGCTGCAGGTCGACTTCACTGAAGATGCTGTACAGGATGAGTTTGTCAGCGTATCCGGCGGATATCTGGTTCAGTCACGCGATACAGGGAAACTCGATAAGGATTCTCTGGAATACGTTACGGAGAAAAAACCTGATGAAGAGCAGCTGAAAGCACTCGCACTTGCATGGGAAGTATCCAAACATGTTAAATCCAATGCGATTGTACTGGCGAACAGCAGACAGACAGTGGGAATCGGCGCCGGTCAGATGAACCGTGTCGGCGCACTGAAAATCGCAGCGGAACGCGCAATTGAACTCGGGGAAAATATTGTACTGGCAAGTGATGGATTCTTCCCGATGCCGGACACTGTGGAAAACGCATATAAATACGGCATTAAAGCGATTATTCAGCCGGGTGGTTCGAAACGGGATAATGAGTCAATTGATTTTTGTAACGAGAACGGTATTGCAATGGTATTTACAGGAATGCGTCATTTCAAACATTAA
- the purD gene encoding phosphoribosylamine--glycine ligase, producing the protein MNVLVIGGGGREHALVKALSRSKHTEKIHAVPGNDSMKKYAEIHNGISDSDIEPIVELAVKENITWTVIGPEAPLTAGLADSLEAAGVKVFGPRKREAQLESSKTFAKNIMMKYGIPTAEYRAFTNLIEASEYVKEQGAPIVIKKDGLAAGKGVAVAMTEDEALDALREMFVEGENNPVVIEEFLEGEEFSLMVLVNGEYTLPFDIVAQDHKRAFDGDTGPNTGGMGAYAPVTHIGHDVIDEAVEKIVQPTADAMVKEGLDYFGVMYLGAIITKDGVKTIEFNARFGDPEAQVLLELLESDFIDVLEAVKNKEPYKLQFSSDSMLGVIMASQGYPKDYDKGTQVVIPESIEDEVFNSGLKHVTDDRYETAGGRVMLVTGRGNTLEDAKQAAYKNTEQIEFNNDALFYRNDIGERGV; encoded by the coding sequence ATGAATGTATTAGTAATCGGCGGCGGCGGCCGGGAGCATGCGCTCGTTAAAGCGCTGAGCCGTTCAAAGCATACGGAAAAAATACACGCGGTACCCGGTAATGACAGCATGAAAAAATATGCTGAAATTCATAACGGTATCAGTGATTCGGATATAGAACCGATTGTTGAACTTGCTGTGAAGGAGAATATTACGTGGACTGTCATCGGCCCGGAAGCACCGCTCACTGCAGGTCTCGCTGATTCACTTGAGGCTGCAGGTGTCAAAGTATTCGGTCCGAGAAAGCGTGAAGCTCAGCTGGAGTCATCAAAAACTTTCGCAAAAAACATCATGATGAAATACGGCATTCCGACTGCGGAGTACCGTGCATTCACGAATTTAATCGAGGCATCGGAATACGTGAAAGAACAAGGGGCACCAATCGTTATTAAAAAGGACGGCCTTGCTGCCGGAAAAGGCGTTGCTGTTGCGATGACTGAAGACGAGGCACTCGATGCCCTGCGTGAAATGTTTGTTGAAGGTGAAAACAATCCGGTGGTCATTGAGGAATTCCTTGAAGGTGAGGAATTCAGCTTAATGGTGCTTGTAAATGGTGAGTACACTTTACCGTTTGACATCGTTGCCCAGGATCATAAACGTGCATTTGACGGAGATACAGGACCGAACACAGGCGGTATGGGTGCCTATGCACCGGTGACGCATATCGGTCATGATGTTATCGACGAAGCGGTTGAAAAAATTGTTCAGCCGACTGCGGATGCAATGGTTAAAGAAGGACTGGATTATTTCGGTGTCATGTATCTCGGAGCAATTATTACTAAAGACGGCGTTAAAACAATTGAATTTAACGCCAGATTCGGCGATCCGGAAGCCCAGGTACTGCTCGAACTTCTCGAATCGGATTTTATCGATGTGCTTGAAGCAGTTAAAAATAAAGAACCTTATAAACTGCAGTTCAGCAGTGATTCAATGCTCGGTGTCATTATGGCATCACAGGGATATCCTAAAGATTACGACAAAGGTACCCAGGTTGTTATACCTGAATCAATTGAAGATGAAGTGTTTAACAGCGGCCTTAAACATGTCACAGACGACCGTTATGAAACGGCGGGCGGCAGAGTTATGCTAGTAACAGGACGCGGCAATACGCTTGAAGATGCAAAACAGGCGGCATATAAAAATACAGAGCAGATAGAATTTAATAATGATGCACTGTTTTACCGGAATGATATCGGTGAACGGGGCGTTTAG
- a CDS encoding glutathione ABC transporter substrate-binding protein — protein sequence MKKLSILLMTVFMLMLAACSDDSNVEESITDSENGESAEGETIDFSIMSLPNSLDPHAANDGYSLYVMTNIYETLVKLNQDLELEPGLAESYEQISETVWEFKLREGVKFHDGSDFNAEVVKANLDRVRDEEVGAPLAFLFTEISEVEIIDDYTVQIHTKEPFAALPSHLAHPGGHMISKEVIDKDYAQIEEGGNPLTEVNRTPIGTGFFKFEDITEGEQITLVRNEEYWGEPAKPASIIFRAVPEDQSRIAELTAGTTDLIYPMDPNDVEQVDANEGSEVQQRPSANMTYLGFNTEKEPFNDKNVRLAIASAIDKNAIIESILINIHEKAETPLNPTVYGYSEDLETIDYDLEQAKEYMAQSNHPDGFKAEIVLNSRTHQDVATYLQEILAEIGVDLEISLMEAGAFQEYTSNGHHEMSMGSWGTVTLDADYGLYPMFHSDNIGAAGNSTRYSNPEVDELLDNARVEMDEETRLQMYEDAQQIIIDESPLVPIYHTKLLTGINSDLDGYYQYPSSFPYLKNLE from the coding sequence ATGAAGAAATTATCGATACTGTTAATGACAGTATTTATGCTGATGCTTGCGGCATGTTCGGATGACAGTAATGTCGAAGAATCAATTACCGATTCTGAGAACGGTGAATCAGCAGAAGGGGAAACAATTGATTTCAGCATTATGTCTTTGCCGAACTCACTTGACCCGCACGCAGCAAACGACGGTTATTCGCTTTATGTGATGACAAACATTTATGAAACACTTGTAAAACTTAATCAGGACCTAGAATTAGAGCCGGGTCTTGCCGAAAGTTACGAGCAGATTTCAGAAACTGTATGGGAGTTCAAGCTTCGCGAGGGAGTTAAATTCCACGACGGCAGCGACTTTAACGCAGAAGTAGTTAAAGCAAACCTTGACCGCGTGCGCGATGAAGAAGTAGGCGCACCGCTTGCATTTCTTTTCACAGAGATTTCAGAAGTGGAAATTATTGATGACTACACGGTTCAAATACATACAAAAGAACCATTTGCAGCACTGCCTTCACACCTCGCACATCCGGGTGGGCACATGATCAGTAAAGAAGTAATCGATAAAGATTATGCTCAAATTGAAGAAGGCGGAAATCCGCTGACTGAAGTGAACCGTACACCAATCGGTACCGGGTTCTTTAAGTTTGAAGATATTACTGAAGGTGAGCAGATTACATTAGTACGTAACGAAGAATACTGGGGAGAACCGGCGAAGCCTGCATCGATCATCTTCAGAGCAGTTCCGGAAGACCAGTCACGTATCGCTGAATTAACTGCAGGAACGACGGACCTCATTTATCCGATGGACCCTAACGATGTTGAGCAGGTCGATGCAAACGAAGGCAGTGAAGTACAGCAGCGTCCGAGTGCGAACATGACGTACTTAGGATTCAATACTGAGAAAGAACCATTCAACGATAAAAATGTACGTCTGGCAATCGCATCTGCAATTGATAAAAATGCGATTATCGAAAGTATTTTAATTAATATTCATGAAAAAGCAGAAACACCGTTAAACCCGACAGTTTACGGTTACAGTGAAGATCTTGAGACAATCGATTACGATTTAGAACAGGCTAAAGAATATATGGCACAAAGTAATCACCCTGACGGTTTTAAAGCTGAAATTGTTTTAAACTCAAGAACACATCAGGATGTTGCGACATACCTTCAGGAAATCTTAGCTGAAATTGGTGTCGACCTTGAAATTTCATTAATGGAAGCTGGTGCATTCCAGGAATATACTTCGAACGGGCATCACGAAATGTCTATGGGCAGCTGGGGAACTGTCACACTGGATGCAGACTATGGCCTGTATCCGATGTTCCACTCTGACAACATTGGAGCAGCAGGAAACAGCACAAGATATTCAAACCCTGAAGTTGATGAATTATTAGACAACGCACGTGTAGAAATGGATGAGGAAACACGTCTTCAAATGTATGAGGACGCACAGCAGATCATTATTGATGAATCACCGCTTGTTCCTATATATCACACGAAATTATTAACGGGGATTAACTCTGACCTGGACGGTTATTATCAGTACCCGAGCAGTTTCCCTTACCTTAAGAATTTAGAGTAA
- a CDS encoding pyroglutamyl-peptidase I, producing MKKLLLTGYEPFLKFKTNPTQSVVESLEGKVIGDYKIIGKVYPVVFKEINALIEQDIEDIEPDAVVSLGLASGISSIHLERIAINTIDGRKDNTGFKPDGEKIYENGADGIFSTLPLKQLESALLDENIPVNISNSAGTYLCNNLMYSELHYLQQKELDIPAGFIHVPPSHEIGIAQRVPSWSQEDITRAIHIIIENLQSN from the coding sequence ATGAAGAAGTTACTATTAACTGGCTACGAACCGTTTTTAAAATTTAAAACCAATCCGACACAGTCTGTCGTGGAGAGTTTAGAAGGCAAAGTAATCGGAGATTATAAAATTATCGGCAAGGTTTATCCTGTTGTATTTAAGGAAATAAATGCATTGATAGAGCAGGATATCGAAGACATTGAACCTGACGCTGTCGTGTCTTTAGGGCTTGCGAGCGGAATCTCAAGTATTCATCTCGAGCGTATCGCGATTAATACGATCGACGGACGTAAGGATAATACCGGTTTTAAACCTGATGGTGAGAAGATTTATGAGAATGGTGCAGACGGTATTTTTTCTACATTGCCGTTGAAGCAGCTTGAATCTGCATTGCTTGATGAGAATATCCCTGTAAATATTTCAAATTCGGCCGGTACTTATTTATGCAACAATTTAATGTACAGCGAATTACATTATTTACAGCAGAAGGAACTGGATATTCCGGCAGGTTTTATCCACGTGCCGCCAAGTCATGAGATTGGTATTGCACAACGTGTGCCGAGCTGGTCTCAGGAAGACATTACTCGCGCGATTCATATTATTATTGAAAACCTGCAGTCAAATTAG
- the nagB gene encoding glucosamine-6-phosphate deaminase, which yields MELVKVSNYEEMSKKASEILFDVIKENEKPVIGLATGSTPEGTYKELIQKLNGSDVDQNNITTFNLDEYVGLDKDHEQSYSYYMHENFFNHVSIPAENVHLLNGKAEDAESEVTAYEEAIDEAGLDVQLLGIGRNGHIAFNEPGTSFESLTHVVDLTPETIEDNSRFFDNLGDVPSKAFTMGLKSIMKAKKVVILIYGENKKEALQALLSGEVTEENPASVLNNHNDVTIIADAAAIGE from the coding sequence ATGGAGTTAGTAAAAGTTAGCAATTATGAAGAAATGAGCAAGAAAGCATCGGAAATTTTATTTGATGTTATTAAAGAAAATGAAAAACCGGTTATCGGTCTTGCGACAGGTTCTACACCTGAAGGGACTTACAAAGAGCTGATTCAGAAATTAAACGGGAGTGACGTTGATCAGAACAACATTACAACGTTCAACCTGGATGAGTATGTGGGTCTCGATAAAGACCACGAACAGAGCTACTCATACTACATGCACGAAAACTTCTTTAATCACGTGTCAATCCCGGCTGAAAACGTTCATTTATTAAACGGTAAAGCGGAAGATGCTGAAAGTGAAGTGACTGCGTACGAAGAGGCGATTGATGAAGCCGGTCTTGATGTACAGTTATTGGGTATCGGACGTAACGGTCACATTGCATTTAACGAACCTGGAACGTCTTTCGAGTCATTAACTCACGTTGTGGACTTAACGCCGGAAACTATCGAAGATAACTCACGTTTCTTTGACAATTTGGGCGACGTGCCTTCAAAAGCATTCACTATGGGATTAAAGTCTATTATGAAAGCTAAAAAGGTAGTCATTCTGATTTACGGTGAAAACAAAAAAGAAGCACTTCAGGCACTGTTAAGCGGTGAAGTAACGGAAGAGAACCCGGCTTCTGTTTTAAATAATCACAACGATGTAACAATCATTGCAGATGCTGCTGCGATTGGTGAATAG
- a CDS encoding DUF6176 family protein: MQVELTRFRVKKGKEELVDQWMEFLNEHMSDVLLTLDGEKMFVETIMRDTMGVHDYLYWYSIQADDGGSSSETEQCIDKKHLDYFQRCIDVTYRPKNLKTEVVMIPKRIRNQMEVAEKQKV; this comes from the coding sequence ATGCAAGTAGAATTAACACGATTTAGGGTGAAGAAAGGTAAAGAAGAACTGGTCGATCAATGGATGGAATTCCTAAATGAACATATGAGCGATGTACTTCTTACGCTGGATGGCGAGAAAATGTTTGTCGAGACAATAATGAGAGACACTATGGGTGTTCACGATTATCTTTACTGGTATTCTATTCAGGCAGATGACGGCGGCTCCAGCTCGGAAACTGAACAATGCATCGATAAAAAGCACCTCGATTATTTCCAAAGATGTATCGATGTGACTTACCGTCCGAAAAACTTAAAAACAGAAGTCGTTATGATTCCGAAACGAATTAGAAACCAGATGGAAGTAGCGGAGAAACAGAAAGTTTAA
- a CDS encoding ABC transporter permease has product MNKFMTTFKLTFLSKLKAKSFLITTLIIIAGMFIAFNLDKIIGLFDSEDDTVTLEVEADETFLGVFEPTLQSYDDTIEIVDDDGSAVLEVINNEPLEVEMRMEEEISSSQEESIQLALNETNRAYVVQTLGLSQDEIAQMYAEVPVEFLVAADDESGDFEAADDDEMNLLNMIIFYFSVILMFIIILNYASQIATEIANEKSSRVIEMIVSSIRPTQHLMAKVFAMISVSVLQVVLITAGGLVAFYFSDTSALLDQFGLEANEQTTKIVVYCIIYVILGLVLYLSVAAMLGSFISRMEDLQQGLMPVTTLSMIGYFIALGGMSFADHIAVTITSYFPFFTPFVMPLRLLVSDTGHAPMLIGIGIMVITIIITLGLAGFVYKRSVLSTESGIMKNIKRIRK; this is encoded by the coding sequence ATGAATAAATTTATGACGACATTCAAACTCACGTTCCTCTCAAAGCTTAAGGCGAAATCATTTTTAATTACAACATTGATCATTATCGCCGGGATGTTTATCGCGTTCAACCTCGATAAAATTATTGGCCTGTTCGACTCGGAAGACGATACAGTAACGCTTGAAGTTGAAGCAGATGAAACGTTCCTCGGGGTATTTGAACCGACGCTCCAGTCCTATGACGATACGATTGAAATTGTTGATGATGACGGCAGTGCGGTGCTCGAAGTTATAAATAACGAGCCGCTTGAAGTGGAAATGCGGATGGAAGAAGAAATTTCATCTTCGCAGGAAGAAAGTATTCAGCTTGCATTAAATGAAACAAACCGTGCTTACGTCGTGCAGACGCTCGGGCTGAGCCAGGACGAAATTGCCCAGATGTATGCGGAAGTCCCCGTTGAATTTTTAGTTGCTGCAGACGATGAGTCAGGTGACTTTGAAGCAGCCGATGACGATGAGATGAATTTGCTGAATATGATTATTTTCTATTTTTCGGTCATTCTGATGTTCATCATTATTCTTAACTACGCCAGTCAGATTGCAACGGAAATTGCAAATGAGAAATCATCCCGGGTTATCGAAATGATCGTATCCAGCATTCGTCCGACACAGCATTTAATGGCGAAAGTATTCGCGATGATTTCTGTCAGCGTGCTGCAGGTCGTTTTAATTACTGCAGGAGGCCTCGTTGCATTTTATTTCTCGGATACGTCTGCACTGCTCGATCAATTCGGACTGGAAGCCAATGAACAGACAACAAAAATTGTTGTTTACTGCATCATTTACGTTATTCTTGGTCTTGTACTTTACCTGTCAGTAGCTGCCATGCTCGGCTCATTCATCAGCAGAATGGAAGACCTGCAGCAGGGGCTCATGCCTGTAACGACGCTCAGCATGATCGGGTACTTTATCGCGCTCGGCGGCATGTCGTTTGCAGATCACATTGCAGTAACCATTACGAGCTACTTCCCGTTCTTTACACCGTTCGTCATGCCGCTCCGCCTGCTCGTCAGCGATACAGGACATGCACCGATGCTCATCGGTATCGGCATTATGGTAATTACGATTATTATTACTCTCGGACTCGCAGGTTTCGTCTATAAGAGAAGCGTGCTGTCCACAGAAAGCGGCATTATGAAAAACATTAAGCGCATCAGAAAATAA
- a CDS encoding ABC transporter ATP-binding protein: MALEISDITKVFGEHTAVDSININVTKGSMYGFLGGNGAGKTTTFRMILKLLTPTSGSISYNGEKIGYHMTDKIGYLPEERGLHPKLKVSEQVLYLAELKGMSKKEANEALDYWLDRFKVTENKFKKIEKLSKGNQQKIQLISSIIHNPELIILDEPFSGLDPVNVELLKDAVKELNAQGSTIIFSTHRMEHVEELCEELCILDRGRQIVSGNIDQIKKDFGQKEVIIEGEHDISFIKDMPGVLEMKQVRNKYVIKIAEEKYAEDIYNRITDIGFFKKFQVSEPSLNDIFISKVGRDYE; the protein is encoded by the coding sequence ATGGCTCTGGAAATTTCAGACATTACCAAAGTGTTCGGTGAACACACAGCAGTGGATTCAATTAACATCAATGTAACGAAAGGCAGTATGTACGGTTTTCTCGGCGGTAACGGTGCCGGTAAAACCACAACATTCCGCATGATTTTAAAACTCCTCACTCCGACATCGGGTTCCATTTCGTATAACGGAGAAAAAATCGGTTATCACATGACGGATAAGATCGGCTATCTGCCTGAAGAACGCGGACTTCACCCAAAACTGAAAGTATCGGAACAGGTGCTCTATCTGGCGGAACTGAAAGGTATGTCCAAAAAAGAAGCAAATGAAGCACTGGATTACTGGCTCGACCGTTTTAAGGTGACGGAAAATAAATTTAAGAAAATCGAAAAACTTTCCAAAGGGAACCAGCAGAAAATCCAGCTGATTTCTTCCATCATCCATAACCCCGAACTGATTATTCTGGACGAACCGTTCAGCGGACTGGATCCCGTGAACGTGGAATTGCTGAAAGACGCTGTAAAAGAATTAAATGCACAGGGCTCCACTATTATATTCAGCACCCACCGTATGGAACACGTAGAAGAACTGTGCGAAGAATTATGCATACTCGACCGCGGCAGACAGATTGTCAGCGGCAACATTGACCAGATTAAGAAAGACTTCGGCCAGAAAGAAGTCATCATCGAGGGAGAACACGATATATCATTTATAAAAGATATGCCGGGCGTGCTCGAAATGAAACAGGTCAGAAATAAGTATGTCATTAAAATTGCCGAGGAAAAATATGCGGAAGATATTTATAACCGTATTACGGATATCGGGTTCTTTAAAAAATTCCAGGTGAGTGAACCGTCATTAAATGATATCTTCATATCGAAAGTAGGCCGTGATTATGAATAA
- a CDS encoding VanZ family protein gives MGILFEAFQPVIPVFVVIFMLITVITLMINVKHGYQLDSISKRIKYLSIIGLTMSIVGILLVTLMPTSNDSDIVELTPFLSIREMWYYATTEALINSVLMNIVLFVPAGFFLYIIIRKELLTTIFCLTLSIFIETMQFLLPIGRITNIDDIILNSIGGVAGTLLGVVFIKFKNVYYLLFGGK, from the coding sequence ATGGGAATATTATTTGAAGCATTTCAGCCGGTCATTCCGGTATTTGTTGTAATCTTCATGCTGATTACGGTCATTACGCTGATGATTAACGTTAAACACGGCTACCAGCTGGATTCAATTTCGAAGAGAATAAAGTATTTATCAATAATCGGTTTGACGATGAGCATCGTCGGGATCCTTCTCGTCACGCTGATGCCGACGTCAAACGACAGCGATATCGTCGAACTGACACCTTTTTTAAGCATTCGGGAGATGTGGTATTACGCAACGACAGAAGCGCTGATTAACAGTGTGCTGATGAATATTGTACTGTTTGTACCGGCAGGTTTTTTCCTGTATATCATTATCAGAAAAGAGCTGCTGACAACGATATTCTGCCTGACACTGTCGATATTTATCGAAACGATGCAGTTCCTGCTGCCGATCGGCAGAATTACGAACATCGATGATATTATTTTAAATTCCATCGGCGGAGTTGCCGGAACGCTGCTTGGTGTTGTATTTATAAAGTTTAAAAATGTTTACTATCTCCTGTTTGGTGGTAAATAG